The Streptomyces sp. NBC_00224 genome has a window encoding:
- a CDS encoding Wzz/FepE/Etk N-terminal domain-containing protein produces the protein MTTSKTSEPSAAAPLIDLQPLVVAVRRRRRLWSTLALLGLLIGAAMSVVTVPPPTAVTKVLIAHQEDQPNDSGTLIRTDVQLLGTTRIAAKALQSLKSHEKPEDFIADYRGTGLTNNLMQIQVTGASDTEAVARAKALADAFIADHVQRMQETAKAEAKALLDQRDRMKDELAQVNKSIGNRPPTSDPKASANNESLFARRAELTSRISDFDQRAAEARTGKPKVISGTQIVDAPRAVPHSVPKAAATNAAIGLVLGLVLGLAISAVTAVVADRPVLRRDIAANLGASVIAELRRTALRPARPWQRRRTRAARERLTTSLARTVRGSAEPVSLLELGCARSTSVIALDLAEALAPDGPVMIIDGLPGPQLANHGHKPGGPTVVSGKDAADVSPAQRRFGVGSVAPGTAWTDLQYLGTQTVLIVRAGHGSAAWLHTVARQLADLNIPVIGVVLIDPDPRDRTDGTLWDGLHTALRGHNERLSRQNGGGTSHAVQAVGEGQRWTERLQMWATRVPDSGQEAH, from the coding sequence GTGACGACCAGCAAGACTTCGGAGCCGTCGGCCGCCGCTCCGCTCATCGACCTGCAGCCGCTGGTGGTGGCGGTGCGCAGGCGCCGTCGCCTCTGGTCCACCCTGGCGCTGCTCGGGCTGCTGATCGGCGCGGCGATGTCGGTCGTGACGGTGCCGCCCCCGACCGCGGTGACCAAGGTGCTGATCGCGCATCAGGAGGACCAGCCGAACGACTCCGGAACACTGATCCGCACCGACGTCCAACTGCTGGGGACCACGCGGATCGCCGCCAAGGCCCTGCAGTCCCTCAAGTCCCATGAGAAGCCGGAAGACTTCATAGCGGACTACCGGGGTACCGGCCTGACCAACAACCTGATGCAGATCCAGGTGACAGGCGCCAGCGACACAGAGGCGGTGGCCCGTGCCAAGGCGCTGGCCGACGCCTTCATCGCGGACCACGTGCAACGGATGCAGGAGACCGCGAAGGCCGAGGCCAAGGCCCTGCTCGACCAGCGCGACCGTATGAAGGACGAGCTCGCCCAGGTCAACAAGTCGATCGGGAACCGACCCCCGACAAGCGACCCGAAGGCGTCGGCGAACAACGAGTCGCTCTTCGCCCGCCGGGCCGAACTCACCTCGCGCATCTCCGACTTCGACCAGCGCGCCGCGGAGGCACGCACCGGGAAGCCCAAGGTCATCTCCGGGACGCAGATCGTGGACGCCCCGCGCGCGGTGCCGCACTCCGTGCCCAAGGCCGCCGCCACCAACGCCGCGATCGGACTCGTCCTCGGGCTCGTCCTCGGGCTGGCGATCTCCGCGGTCACCGCCGTGGTCGCGGACCGCCCCGTGCTGCGCCGGGACATCGCGGCGAACCTGGGCGCCTCGGTCATCGCTGAGCTGCGCCGCACGGCCCTGCGACCGGCCCGCCCGTGGCAGCGCAGACGGACCCGGGCGGCGCGCGAACGGCTCACCACGAGCCTGGCCCGTACCGTGCGCGGCTCCGCGGAACCGGTGTCGCTGCTGGAACTGGGCTGTGCGCGCAGCACGAGCGTGATCGCCCTGGACCTCGCCGAGGCACTGGCACCGGACGGGCCCGTGATGATCATCGACGGTCTGCCCGGCCCGCAGCTGGCCAATCACGGCCACAAGCCAGGAGGCCCGACCGTGGTCAGCGGCAAGGACGCCGCGGACGTGTCGCCCGCGCAGCGCCGGTTCGGCGTCGGCTCGGTCGCGCCCGGCACGGCGTGGACCGACCTCCAGTACCTCGGTACCCAGACCGTGCTCATCGTGCGTGCCGGGCACGGCAGCGCCGCCTGGCTGCACACCGTGGCGCGGCAGCTCGCGGACCTGAACATTCCGGTGATCGGTGTGGTGCTGATCGACCCCGATCCGCGTGACCGCACCGACGGCACGCTGTGGGACGGGCTGCACACCGCGCTGCGCGGCCACAACGAGCGGCTGTCCCGGCAGAACGGTGGGGGTACCTCCCACGCCGTTCAGGCAGTGGGGGAAGGCCAACGGTGGACGGAGCGACTGCAGATGTGGGCCACACGGGTCCCGGACAGCGGGCAGGAGGCGCACTAG